The window TGCACCAGGCTCAAACCGGCAAAGCACAGGTAACAAAGTTAGTTGATAAAGTGTCAGCAATTTTTATCCCAGTCGTATTTGCACTTGCCCTTCTTGCCACACTCTTTTGGCAGGTTCTAAATCATGACTTGAGCAAGTCAATAGCGGTCGGAATTAGTGTTCTGGTAATAGCCTGTCCCTGCGCTCTTGGATTGGCTACACCAACTGCGATCCTTGTTGGTACGGGACGTGCTGCCCAACTTGGAATTTTATTCCGCGGCCCTCGAGCGCTCGAGACTAGCGAAAAGATCACCGAGATTTTTTTGGATAAAACTGGAACGTTAACGCTTGGCCGTCTTAGTTCCAATCGATGGAAGACGACTACAGACGAATTACTGTTCTGGCAGATTGTTGGCTCACTTGAGCAAAATGCGCTTCATCCGGTGGCCCAGAGTTTATGTGAAACCGCACTGAGTTTCGGGGGCGATATTCCCGTTGCTAAAAATGTGCGAACTTTTGCCGGAAAGGGAGTGCAGGGCGAAGTTTTTGGAGTCCCTTGTGCAATCGGCTCGGTTGACTGGCTGGGCCTTCCAGAAGGTCTGTTGGCACATGAAGCACAGGAATATTCCGCGCAATTATTAAACAGTGTTGTTGTGTACCAAGATGCGGTAGCAATCGGAATTATTGGCTTGTCTGAACTAATTGCACCAGAGTCACAGGCTGCAATCAGTGCACTTCGAAACCTGAATATAACTCCCGTGGTGATTTCAGGTGACAGTGTAGACCGGGTATCGCGAGTAGCTAGTGATCTAGGAATTCCTGAATTTCATGCACAAGTGCAACCAAATGAAAAACTTAATTACATAAAAAGTGCTACCGATGCCGGCGAAATCGTTGCAATGGTAGGTGATGGAGTAAACGATGCCGCAGCGCTAGCGGCAGCTCATCTAAGTATTGCCATGGGTGACGGTACTGAAGTGGCTGCGAGCGCAGCCGATGTGGTTCTGCTGCGGTCAAATATGCAAGCAGCTCTTGACGCAATAAAACTTGCGCGAGCAACAATGCGAACAATCAAATCAAATTTGGCATGGGCTTTTGCATACAATATCGCGGCAATCCCGCTCGCGATGTCTGGCTACTTGAATCCGATGCTTGCCGCTGCTGCCATGGCATTTTCAAGCGTTTTTGTTGTTTCGAACAGTTTAAGACTGCGAAAATTTCAGCCGCAATCTTAGATCCAACCTTTAAACCACATCTTGCTAATCCATTCACTGTATGGAATTGATTGAGCGACAAATAGTGGCCAGAAATAGTAGGTCAAAATGCCAACTATTAATAAGGATGCGATGGCAAATCCACCCCAGCCGTCCTGAGTCTGATCTTTAAAATGCATAAAACCTCTGGCTCTTGTGATCCGAACATATCCAAATCTTCGATCAAGCAATTGCAAACATAGGACTAAAGCCATGATGGTAAATGGTAGGTAGACCACGGAATAGAACTGGAAAGTTGTTCGGTAGGCAAATGGCAGCCAGGGCACCCACCCAGCGGCGAATCCAATCAAGATTGGCAAAGCACCTCGATGTTGCCGACGAATGGCAAACACAATAATTGCAATTAGGGCAATTGCGCCACCCCACCAAATCAGTTGATTTCCCAGCGGAATAACTTCTTGGGAACAGGATGTTGCGCCGCATGTAGGTTTACTCTCATAAAAGAAACTTGTTGGTCTAGCCAAGATTGGCCAACCCCAAGGATTCGCCCGATAGTTATGGGCTTGTCGCAGACCAGTATGAAAATTCAGCATTTCATCGTGGTAGTGCCAGAGACTGCGCAACGCACTCGGAATGAATTTAAATGAGCTTTCCTGAGTAGCCCAATTCCTGTCCCACGCATTATCTGACCGGAACCAGCCAATCCAACTAAAGATGTAGATGACTACGACACTTACGGGAATTAGGGCCGTTCCCAGCAAATCACTTTTTGCCCACCCACGAATTCGGTCCTTAAATCTATATTCGTCTCGCCGAGCTATGTCCCAACTAACCATCAGCAGTAGAAAAGCAGCAGTGAAATACAAACCACTCCATTTTGTTGCACATGACAAGCCCAGCATCAAGGCAAATCCACCACGCGCATAGTATGCCTGCCTCATATTTTCAGATCCACGATCTCGCAATTCACGATCAACGATCAAAAAGCCAAAGGCACAAACAACAAAAAATGTAAGAATGGTGTCGAGCAGTGCCGTACGACTCATAGCAATGTGTAAGCCGTCTAATGCCAAGAAGAGACCGGCCAAAGTTCCGGCAACGTTTGAATTAAGCAGACGCCTGGTAACCCGAGCAGTGACAAGTACGGTTGCAATTGCCAGAACTGCAACCATAATTCGCCAGCCAAAAGGGGTCATGCCAAACAGATGTTCACCGAGCGCAATTAGCCACTTGCCAACTGGCGGATGGACCACAAACGCTGGATCGTCAATAAATATGTTTACTGGTCCCTTGCCTGCGTTTTGCATAATGACGGGCTCTGGAGAGGGAATTGTTGCTCGTTCGTAGCCGTAGTAGAGCAAGGACAAAGAATCTTTAGCGTAATAAGTTTCATCGAATACTAAAGATTTGGGAATACCTAATCTTGGAATTCGAAGGGCCGCCGCCAGAATTGTGGCAAGGATCGGACCTAGCCAACCTAGCCAGCCACCAACCAATTCTCCTGATCGTTCCAAAGAGTATGGCGTAGCCTTAGCAGTACGCGCAGCAGCGCTAGCTTGACCCTGCTTCTTGTTTGATGAATTGTTTACTGCGGGATGTGATTTACGCTTTGTTGCCATAGCAATAAAGTTACAGGGTACATGGCGCAATAGGGAGCGAAGGTATCGTGTCTGGAACACTTTTTCTGGCAGCCACTCCAATTGGTAATCCTGGTGATGCCACCTCAAGGTTGGTCGAAATCCTGCAAACGGCAGACATAGTTGCTGCCGAAGATTCACGACGTGCTGTTCGTTTATTGCGAGACCTGCGGATCAGCGCACCAGGAAAAATTGTTTCTTTTTATGATGCTGTAGAAGAAGCCAAATCAGCCGAGCTCGTTGCAGCAGTAAAACAGGGTCAAACGGTGCTTGTTATTTCTGATGCGGGCATGCCAACAGTAAGCGACCCAGGCTTTCGCCTCATGCAACATGCAATTAACGCAGGAATTCAAATACAAGTGCTACCCGGCCCGTCGGCTGTACTAGCCGCCTTAGCAGTAAGTGGATTGCCAACAGACCGGTTTGCTTTCGAAGGTTTTCTAAACCGTAAGGCTGGTGCACGGGATCGAGACCTTCAAGATCTGAAACATGAAACCAGAACCATGGTGTTCTTTGAAGCACCACATCGACTCTCGGAAACAATATCTGCAATGGCGGTGCACTTTGGCGCCGACCGCCAGGGGGTAATCTGTCGCGAACTGACAAAAACTTATGAAGAAGTAGTTCGAGGAACCTTAGCTCAATTAAAGCAGTGGTGCCAGAGGGAGATTCTTGGTGAAATTACTTTGGTAGTTTCTGGCTCGCCTGAATTAGCTGAAACTACTAGTGCTGACTGGATCAAACTCGTTAGTCAGCGGACTCAATTAGGAGTATCGATTCGCGATGCAGTAGCTGATGTCGCATCCGAACTTAATGTGCCCAAAAGAGATGTCTACGAAGCGGTAATTCAACATCAAAAAACAACCGATTAAGCTGCCAGTAAAACGGCTCTAGACTAATGGGTATGTCAGAAGCATTGGGTAAAGCATTTTATTTGACTACCCCTATTTACTACGTAAATGATGCACCTCACATCGGACACGCTTACACAACCGTTGCAGCGGATTTTGTAACTCGTTGGCACCGGTTAGCTGGAGAGTCGGTTTGGTTTTTGACTGGAACTGACGAGCATGGACAAAAGGTCCTGCGCACTGCCGAGGCAAATAATGTCCCGCCGCAACAGTGGGCCGATCAACTAGTAGCGAATGCTTGGCATCCTGTCCTTGACGTAATCGATGTGAAGAATGACGACTTCATCCGCACAACAGAATCACGTCACATAGAGCGGGTGCAGCGCTTCTTGACCCAACTTAAAGCTGCAGGACACATAGTTGAGGGGTCGTATGAAGGCCCATACTGTGTCGGCTGTGAAGAATTCAAACTTCCTGGTGATTTAGAAGAAAGTGAAACTGGTGAACTAGTTTGTCCAATTCATGGCAAGCCAGTTGAGCAGGTTAGTGAAACTAATTGGTTTTTCACACTTTCAAAATTCAATGAAAAATTGATTGCACATTATGAAGCGAATCCGCAAGCAATCCGGCCCGAATCTGCCTACAACGAGGTCATGTCGTTTTTACGTTCAGGCTTACAGGACTTGTCGATTTCTCGATCGACATTTGATTGGGGCATTCAAGTTCCTTGGGATGAAAACCAAGTTGTTTACGTGTGGTTTGATGCTCTTTTGAATTATGCAACTGCGGTGGGACTAGGCGATGCACCAGATTCGGCCGGCGGAAAGAAATTCTCGCGTACTTGGCCAGCCGATGTTCATTTGGTAGGTAAAGATATTCTGCGTTTCCATGCTGTAATTTGGCCAGCCATGTTGCTGGCTGCGAATCTAGATCTTCCTAAGTGTGTTTATGCTCACGGCTGGCTGTTGGTCGGCGGTGAAAAAATGAGCAAGAGCAAGCTCACCGGAATTTCTCCACAAAGTATTGTCAATTTAGTAGGGTCTGATGCTTTCCGTTACTACTTCATGCGGGCCATTATTTTCGGCCAAGATGGTTCATTCTCCTGGGAAGATTTAGTCGCTCGCTACACTGCTGAGCTAGCTAATGGTTTAGGTAACCTAGCTAGTCGAGTACAGGCCATGGTTGGTAAGTACTGCGAGGGCAATTTACCGGCTCCTGGACCATTAACTGATGATGATTTGCTGATCCAGAACCTTTTGGAAGTTACGGCGATGAGTGCTGATAAAGCAGTGCGTAATTTTGATTTTCAGACGGCAATCGTCGGTGTCAAAGAGTTCATTGATGCAGTCAATCTTTATGTGACCGAACAGCAGCCATGGGTAATCGCTAAAGATCCAGCACAAACTGAGCGGTTGCACACGATCTTGTATGTTATCTGCGAATCTCTGCGAGCAGTGGCAACTTTGTACGCTCCACTAATGCCAAAAGCAATGGCACAACTTTGGCAAGACATTGGCGCTGTTGAATCTGGCCTAGATGAATCACTGCTTACTGCGGGTATTTGGGGGCAATTAAAGCCAGGGGTTGTGATAACCAAGGGTGAATCGCTATTCCCAAGAATTGAAGAACCAGAGAATATCTAAGGTTGGCGCAGGGCCTGTTTGATAATTCGAGCAAAAACTTTGCCACCAGTTTTAGTCAAGTGCACCCCATCTGGCGTGAAGTAGTTGCTGTGCCCCTTTGAAGCTAATCGCCAACTTGCTAGTCGGACATTCGGATACTTCTCAATGAGTGAATAAATCATTTTGTTTGTTTGCTTCATCCAAACTCTAGGTACCTGAACGTCAACCACTACAACGCGCTTTCGGTCTCGAAGTTGATTAAGTATCGGAGCGAGGTTTTCTCGAGTGACTAATCCATTTGTTCCCATATGGATGACGACAAAGTTGGAAAGTCTGCCTTGTGATCGGCGAAGTGAAATGCGTTGGGCAATTTCCCATGGCTGGCGCCCGACTGCTGCATCAATTGAAATACTATTGAGCGAATCCTGTAGTGCTGATCTGCCACTTAGCACAACCGAGTCGCCAAAAACCACCACTCGTCCATGTTTTATTGGCATAGCAGTAGAAGGCGGACGTGCCGGCCCGGATCTAGATGGGGCTGGAGATGGCGTAGCAGTTGGATCAATGTCTACCGAAGTAATACCGTTAAAAACTGGATCGTTAGCGGCGGTAGGCATTGGTTGCTTACCGACAATTACAAAACAAAAAATGAAACTGATGCATAGCGTTATGAAAAATCCAGCCCGAAGTATTGATGGCCTTGGAATTCCCAAAGATTTCCACCGGATCCATGTCTTTTTGATGGCACCATTTCTAATGGGAACTTCCAAATAGCGATATGAGAGAGCGCTGATAATTGTTACCAAGGTAATTCGCAGAGCAAATACTGCTGGCTCGGGCCAACTGATGTCGATGCCCGGTCTAAGTAGCAGGAAAACTGGCCAGTGCCATAGATAAATTCCATATGAGCGACGCCCAATCCAGCGCAGGATGGAAAAGTCAATGATTCTTCCCCAGATTAAGTCTTTGTGGATGCAAGCAGTTATCAATCCTGCAGTTAGCGCAGAAACAACGAGAAAGCCACTACGGAATAAAGATTCATTCAATTCATCGACGAAGAATATGTAGTAGGCCAACCCAATAATCGAGCCAACTGCAATCACATTGAGAGCAGTTTTCTTATCTGGAGTTAACTTTGCCGCAAGCTTCTCTGGCTTAATCAAAGTTGCCAACGCGCTGCCGAGTAATAACCCCATTGCGTGGGTATCAGAGCCGAAATACAAACGACTTGGATCATGTGGAATTGGATAGCCATCATTTATTGCCAACCAGCGCATCCATGCCGTGCTCGCAACCGCGCCACTAACTGCCAGCAAAAAAATCGCAGATCGGTAATGATTTTTTAGCCAACGCACCTTTACAGACAGGATTATTATGAGCGGCCAGATTACGTAGTACTGTTCTTCAATTGAAAGTGACCATAGATGTCCCAGAAGTGGTGGCCTCGAAATATTGACGAAATAGGACTGGTTAAAGAAGAGGTATGACCAGTTCAACACCGAGGTCAAGGCCCATGGTAAATCTCTTCGCACGCCATACCCGGAATCGGGCGCCCAAAGTGCAGCGGCGACTACCGCAAAGATCAAGACGCAAATAAGTGCTGGCATGAGGCGCCGTAGGCGCCTTAGGTAAAAATTGGCCCGGTCAATATGGTGCGTTCTATCTGCTTCGTCGAGCAACAGTGAGGTGATCAAAAATCCAGAAAGTACAAAGAAGATGTCTACGCCGAGAAAACCGCCTGGAATCTGCCAAATACCTGCGTGGTACAAAACCACCAGAAGTACGGCAATACCACGTAGCCCATCTAGCCCACTAAATCGTAACCGCACTTAATCCTGCCTGCACTTAAGTTCACTGTTGGTTTTGCTAAGGCTAACTTAAACGCCCGCTAGCCTTAGATTGTGGATGTACTTATCTCGGTTGAGCCATTGGTTTCGCCAGTAGTTGATACGCATTGCCATATGGATGTCCAATATGACGATGAGCATGTTTTACCTAGCGTGACCGAGGCACTAGCTAGCGCAAATGCCGCTGGTGTGGCAAAAGTAATTCAGGTTGGCTGTGACCTAGCGAGTTCCATTTGGGCTGCCGATATTGCGGCCTCCTATCCTGATGTTTGGGCAACTGTGGCGTTACATCCAAATGCAGCTGCCCATGACCCCACATTGCAAGACTCACTTGCCGAAATAGCCACTCTGGCAAAGTTGCCACAAGTTAGAGCTATTGGTGAGACTGGGCTTGACTATTTCCGAACTGGGCCTGAAGGCATTGCTGCCCAAGAGGAGTCATTTCGTGAACACATTGAGATCGCCAAAGCAGTAGGAAAGCCGGTTGTAATCCATGACCGGGATGCGCACGATGACGTAGTTCGAATTCTGGATGAACAAGGGGCGCCGGCAACTGTTGTTTTTCACTGCTTTTCGGGCGGGGTAGAACTAGCCAAGATTTGTGCGGAACGTGGCTGGTACACCTCATTTAGTGGCACAGTCACTTTCAAAAACGCCCCCCACCTTCGCGAAGCCGCAGCCCTTATGCCGGTTGACCTGTTGCTGGTTGAGACGGATTCTCCGTTTTTAACCCCCACGCCCTATCGCGGCCGACCTAATTCTTCGGCGCTAATTCCCCTGACTGTGCGGGCAATTTCGGCGACCAGAGGCGAGTCGGAGCAAGAAATTTGTCAGGCACTTTTTTCAAATGCCGCAAGGGTTTTTGGCCCATTTTAGGGATTTTCGACTTGCTTTTGCCCCCCTAGTTTGGGCTACGGTAGAGGAGTACTTCCTCAAACGAGTGATTTGTTGCCTACGCCTTGGAGACCTGTATGAGTTCACGCGGACGTCGCCGCGCCCCAGCTCGTCATGCCAAGCCCAGGTCGATTTCGAGTCTTATTGGGCCTTTAACAGTTGTTGCAGTTTTAGTTTTGGGTGGATCAGCTGCTACTGGAACAACAGGATTTGCTAATGCAAATTCCGGCTCAGAGACCGCCGCGAGTAAAAGTGTTTCAGGGGTAACTCGGATATTGCCAAACACTCCTGGGGCAATCAGGACCACTCGAACCGTAACTGCTGTCAAGAAAGTTGCGGTCACCAGCAAAATTATCCATTCTGCTGAAGTAGAACGCGGCACCAAACTGCTTCGCAGTAAAGGTACTAAGGGGACGGTGAAATATGTTTACCAGGTTCGAGTCCTGCAGGGTAAGCAGATTGCTAAGACTCTAGTTTCCAAAAAAGTTCTGAACAAAGGCAAGCCCGCGGTCTACATCGTTGGCACCGGTAAGCCAGTCGCTCTAACACTCGATGCCAAGGCAGCGGCAGCTGGTACGGGCACACCCGAGGGCAATATGAAGTTTGCTCAGGTGTACATCGCTAAAAAATATGATTGGAATCAGACCCAGTACGGCTGCCTCGTTTCACTTTGGGACAGGGAAAGCCACTGGCGCCACACTGCACGAAACCGTGGAAGTGGCGCATATGGAATTCCACAGGCAATGCCAGGCGACAAGATGTCCAAGTTTGGCGCTGATTGGCAGACCAATCCAATTACGCAGATCAAGTGGGGCGCTAATTACATTGAGAAGCGCTACAACACTCCATGTGGAGCTCTGGAGCATTCCAATTCAACTGGTTGGTACTAATCGGGCGTAATGTCAGATAACCTTCTTGGTGCTGCTCAAATTCGCAAACTCGCAAGCGAACTAGATTTAATTCCGACCAAAAAATTAGGTCAAAATTTTGTCATCGATCCAAATACGGTTCGCCGCATTGTCGATTTGGCTCAAATTGATAGCAACGATGTTGTCGTTGAAATCGGACCAGGTTTAGGCTCGCTCACTCTTGGACTACTGGAGTCAGCTAAATCAGTGATTGCTGTCGAGATTGACGCTAGGTTGGCCGACCAACTATCAAGGACAGTTGCAGGAATTAATCCAGAGTTGCTACCTAAATTGACAGTAGTTAATCAGGATGCATTACAAGTTAGCGAACTTCCAAGTTTGGCTACCAAACTCGTGGCAAATTTGCCGTACAACATTTCGGTACCTGTAATCCTGCATTTTCTGGATAAATTTCCAGATCTTTCGCAGATTTTTGTGATGGTGCAAGCAGAAGTCGGTGAACGATTAGCTGCCGCTGCCGGCTCAAAAGTCTATGGAGTGCCAAGTGTTAAGGCGAGGTATTACGCAGAAGCGAAACTTGTAGCAAACATCAGTCGCCAAATTTTCTGGCCCGTTCCGAATGTTGATTCGGTATTGGTCCGGCTAGTACGCCACGAAAATTCGGGCACTGCCATAAGCAAGACCGAGTTATTCCCCATCATTGATGGCGCATTTAGTCAGCGACGCAAGACGCTTCGATCTGCACTTAGCAACCACTTTGGCGGCACTGAGCAAGTCGAGCGAGTGTTGAGATTAGCAAACATCGACCCCAAACTTCGAGGTGAGCAACTTGATTATTCAGGTTTTTTGGCAATTGCGATGGCTGCTCGCGAAGTAAAGTGACGTTGTGGCTAAATCTGTAACAGTTCGAGTACCGGGCAAAGTAAATATTTATTTGGGAGTGGGACCCAAAGAGTTCAGCGGATACCACCAACTAGCAACAATTTTTCAGTCAGTAAACATTTATGACGAAGTGACGGCCACCCAAGCCGATGAGTTTTCGATAGTCGCCGAGGGTCCATTTGCAGATCAAATTCCTACCGATTCTTCAAATCTAGTCTGGTCAGCTGTCAAATTAATCGCTGCTGCTTGTGGTGAAGATCCAAATGTTCGGATAACAATCAATAAAACAATTCCAGTTGCTGCAGGTATGGCTGGTGGTAGCGCTGATGCAGCAGCAACCTTGCTTGCTTGCGACGCACTCTGGCAGGTTGGAATTAGTCGCGACCAGTTAGATGCAATGGCGCGTGAACTAGGTTCAGACGTGCCGTTCATGTTGCATGGCGGATGTGCGATTGGCACTAATCGAGGCGATGTACTTGCGCCGGTAATGACCCGCGGAACATTCCATTGGGTTTTCGGGACTTTCAAGCAAGGTCTTGCTACTTCTGCAGTTTACGAAAGAACGGACAACTTGCGAGGTCCAAATTTTAGTGAACTTCCCAAGGTTCCAGCGGAGGTGTTAGCCGCAATTACTCAAGGGGACAGTGTCGCATTAGGTCCGCTGTTAAAAAATGATTTGCAGATTGCC is drawn from Actinomycetota bacterium and contains these coding sequences:
- a CDS encoding phospholipid carrier-dependent glycosyltransferase, producing the protein MATKRKSHPAVNNSSNKKQGQASAAARTAKATPYSLERSGELVGGWLGWLGPILATILAAALRIPRLGIPKSLVFDETYYAKDSLSLLYYGYERATIPSPEPVIMQNAGKGPVNIFIDDPAFVVHPPVGKWLIALGEHLFGMTPFGWRIMVAVLAIATVLVTARVTRRLLNSNVAGTLAGLFLALDGLHIAMSRTALLDTILTFFVVCAFGFLIVDRELRDRGSENMRQAYYARGGFALMLGLSCATKWSGLYFTAAFLLLMVSWDIARRDEYRFKDRIRGWAKSDLLGTALIPVSVVVIYIFSWIGWFRSDNAWDRNWATQESSFKFIPSALRSLWHYHDEMLNFHTGLRQAHNYRANPWGWPILARPTSFFYESKPTCGATSCSQEVIPLGNQLIWWGGAIALIAIIVFAIRRQHRGALPILIGFAAGWVPWLPFAYRTTFQFYSVVYLPFTIMALVLCLQLLDRRFGYVRITRARGFMHFKDQTQDGWGGFAIASLLIVGILTYYFWPLFVAQSIPYSEWISKMWFKGWI
- the rsmI gene encoding 16S rRNA (cytidine(1402)-2'-O)-methyltransferase; translation: MGSEGIVSGTLFLAATPIGNPGDATSRLVEILQTADIVAAEDSRRAVRLLRDLRISAPGKIVSFYDAVEEAKSAELVAAVKQGQTVLVISDAGMPTVSDPGFRLMQHAINAGIQIQVLPGPSAVLAALAVSGLPTDRFAFEGFLNRKAGARDRDLQDLKHETRTMVFFEAPHRLSETISAMAVHFGADRQGVICRELTKTYEEVVRGTLAQLKQWCQREILGEITLVVSGSPELAETTSADWIKLVSQRTQLGVSIRDAVADVASELNVPKRDVYEAVIQHQKTTD
- a CDS encoding methionine--tRNA ligase, with translation MSEALGKAFYLTTPIYYVNDAPHIGHAYTTVAADFVTRWHRLAGESVWFLTGTDEHGQKVLRTAEANNVPPQQWADQLVANAWHPVLDVIDVKNDDFIRTTESRHIERVQRFLTQLKAAGHIVEGSYEGPYCVGCEEFKLPGDLEESETGELVCPIHGKPVEQVSETNWFFTLSKFNEKLIAHYEANPQAIRPESAYNEVMSFLRSGLQDLSISRSTFDWGIQVPWDENQVVYVWFDALLNYATAVGLGDAPDSAGGKKFSRTWPADVHLVGKDILRFHAVIWPAMLLAANLDLPKCVYAHGWLLVGGEKMSKSKLTGISPQSIVNLVGSDAFRYYFMRAIIFGQDGSFSWEDLVARYTAELANGLGNLASRVQAMVGKYCEGNLPAPGPLTDDDLLIQNLLEVTAMSADKAVRNFDFQTAIVGVKEFIDAVNLYVTEQQPWVIAKDPAQTERLHTILYVICESLRAVATLYAPLMPKAMAQLWQDIGAVESGLDESLLTAGIWGQLKPGVVITKGESLFPRIEEPENI
- a CDS encoding cation-translocating P-type ATPase, whose product is MSSRTVELGIGGMTCASCASRVERALTELPGVQAAVNYATGEATAQVPSSVTNDQLVAAVEGTGYSVSLSGKAAELFEFSDFRFRFWVSASIAVPIMLVSMIPNLQFHNWPIATAILALPAVTWAAWPLHRAAILNAKHRAVTMDSLVSLGILVSFGWSTYNLLTYDRKMHTSKSILQMLFSNDPNGTYFEVACSITTLVLLGKVLELSARAKSTAALTQLAALNPTTATVVQGPFNVVKPLAEVVVGDLVFVPAGAQIPVDAQVESGTGHVDSSLITGEVQPISVQSGDSVIGGTALVDGALFIRVSATGQDTVLSAISRLVHQAQTGKAQVTKLVDKVSAIFIPVVFALALLATLFWQVLNHDLSKSIAVGISVLVIACPCALGLATPTAILVGTGRAAQLGILFRGPRALETSEKITEIFLDKTGTLTLGRLSSNRWKTTTDELLFWQIVGSLEQNALHPVAQSLCETALSFGGDIPVAKNVRTFAGKGVQGEVFGVPCAIGSVDWLGLPEGLLAHEAQEYSAQLLNSVVVYQDAVAIGIIGLSELIAPESQAAISALRNLNITPVVISGDSVDRVSRVASDLGIPEFHAQVQPNEKLNYIKSATDAGEIVAMVGDGVNDAAALAAAHLSIAMGDGTEVAASAADVVLLRSNMQAALDAIKLARATMRTIKSNLAWAFAYNIAAIPLAMSGYLNPMLAAAAMAFSSVFVVSNSLRLRKFQPQS
- a CDS encoding acyltransferase, giving the protein MRLRFSGLDGLRGIAVLLVVLYHAGIWQIPGGFLGVDIFFVLSGFLITSLLLDEADRTHHIDRANFYLRRLRRLMPALICVLIFAVVAAALWAPDSGYGVRRDLPWALTSVLNWSYLFFNQSYFVNISRPPLLGHLWSLSIEEQYYVIWPLIIILSVKVRWLKNHYRSAIFLLAVSGAVASTAWMRWLAINDGYPIPHDPSRLYFGSDTHAMGLLLGSALATLIKPEKLAAKLTPDKKTALNVIAVGSIIGLAYYIFFVDELNESLFRSGFLVVSALTAGLITACIHKDLIWGRIIDFSILRWIGRRSYGIYLWHWPVFLLLRPGIDISWPEPAVFALRITLVTIISALSYRYLEVPIRNGAIKKTWIRWKSLGIPRPSILRAGFFITLCISFIFCFVIVGKQPMPTAANDPVFNGITSVDIDPTATPSPAPSRSGPARPPSTAMPIKHGRVVVFGDSVVLSGRSALQDSLNSISIDAAVGRQPWEIAQRISLRRSQGRLSNFVVIHMGTNGLVTRENLAPILNQLRDRKRVVVVDVQVPRVWMKQTNKMIYSLIEKYPNVRLASWRLASKGHSNYFTPDGVHLTKTGGKVFARIIKQALRQP
- a CDS encoding TatD family deoxyribonuclease; translation: MDVQYDDEHVLPSVTEALASANAAGVAKVIQVGCDLASSIWAADIAASYPDVWATVALHPNAAAHDPTLQDSLAEIATLAKLPQVRAIGETGLDYFRTGPEGIAAQEESFREHIEIAKAVGKPVVIHDRDAHDDVVRILDEQGAPATVVFHCFSGGVELAKICAERGWYTSFSGTVTFKNAPHLREAAALMPVDLLLVETDSPFLTPTPYRGRPNSSALIPLTVRAISATRGESEQEICQALFSNAARVFGPF
- a CDS encoding 4-(cytidine 5'-diphospho)-2-C-methyl-D-erythritol kinase — translated: MAKSVTVRVPGKVNIYLGVGPKEFSGYHQLATIFQSVNIYDEVTATQADEFSIVAEGPFADQIPTDSSNLVWSAVKLIAAACGEDPNVRITINKTIPVAAGMAGGSADAAATLLACDALWQVGISRDQLDAMARELGSDVPFMLHGGCAIGTNRGDVLAPVMTRGTFHWVFGTFKQGLATSAVYERTDNLRGPNFSELPKVPAEVLAAITQGDSVALGPLLKNDLQIAALTMKPSLAAALDFGLDYAALGAVVSGSGPTCAFLVEDEKAAIDLAVALSSSGLVDQCIRAHGPVHGARIVTNH
- the rsmA gene encoding 16S rRNA (adenine(1518)-N(6)/adenine(1519)-N(6))-dimethyltransferase RsmA → MSDNLLGAAQIRKLASELDLIPTKKLGQNFVIDPNTVRRIVDLAQIDSNDVVVEIGPGLGSLTLGLLESAKSVIAVEIDARLADQLSRTVAGINPELLPKLTVVNQDALQVSELPSLATKLVANLPYNISVPVILHFLDKFPDLSQIFVMVQAEVGERLAAAAGSKVYGVPSVKARYYAEAKLVANISRQIFWPVPNVDSVLVRLVRHENSGTAISKTELFPIIDGAFSQRRKTLRSALSNHFGGTEQVERVLRLANIDPKLRGEQLDYSGFLAIAMAAREVK